The window ACATTTCagatgtcaacaccaaatcaatGAGAGGCCTATAGATATCACTTCCTAATTACGAGaaagaacaaataaactttgattgCATAGTTTCAGTCTACTCGTTTAATCATACATGAACATACCATTTATGACTACCAAACATGGATAACATTGGAGCATACCAATTACataacaaaattttcaaacaaaaacccatatgtatcttggtttgaagaataaaagatattatcatcttagaattacttgtggCTAGATCTATGAAGCAATctctaaggtgctgtttgttttttcgaagtgaAAATGTCTGAAGTATGCGAACCGCCTCCGCAACCCTCTGTAGCAGAAGAtgtggaccaaacggctgcaacatttaataaaaagtatgtttgttttttaacgtttGCAGACCGCTGCAGTAAGTTAAAGTAAGGTGTGAAGAGGTTTGAAGCAGTTGGTCTACTGTTGCGCCACGCAACATACGCGCAACAATTTTTAAGTCAGGAGTATTATGAAAAACAAACAGATGCGAATGATCAAGTGTTGCGCGGCGCAACAATAAGTGGTCTGAAGTGGTTTAttagaaaaaaacaaacaacacctgaGTGTAGGTtgttccaatacttaaatcttaaTTTCAAGTGCTCGTAAGTGTTAGTGCAATCTTAATGCAGTGTCCAATTTATATGGGCGAGTAACTaatactcatgacagtcttaaatcactCACTTACTTCCTAGAGTGTGATTGACTGTAGAGGTTTgaataaaattaatttaatattacgAAAGTGGGTtcgaaacatgcaaaagtgaaacatggAAATAAAAGGACACAATTTTGATAGCAAGACAAACTCTTTATTACACCACtacaaaataaacatcaaaacGGTTACAATTCAAATttttatatgtttcaaaataaatcaaactaataactaaactattacaaCATTTCAAGTCTCATGTCAATGGTCCTAGCATGATCATCATGCTTGCTTCTTGAAAATGCCTTTGTGAAAGGATCAACATGATTCTCCTCAAATGATACTTTACTCACGATGATTTCTCCATCCTCAACTATCTTCCAAACATAATGGTATTTTTTTTAGTATGTATCTAGAGTTCCCATGTGAATGATATGGTCATCCCACAATCTTACAATCACTTCAGTTGTTGCAGTCCTTCTATAGTTTTTCTTGCTACGGTTATCCCATATTCTTTCATACATCTGACATGGTCCTCCAATAGTATTTCAAATAGTTGTTATGGTCCTCCTCCAATCTTTCATACAGCTGCCTTCGTCCTCttatggtctttcatacattttATATGGTCTTCCCATAGTCCTTTCATGCAAAATGGAAGGAGTATGGAAAGTGAAATTTAATCAATGTGTGATAACCAAGTTTGAAATTTGGTTAATCCTACGCCTGGCAAATGGATCTTCGAGAATAAGACCTACATGGAAGTGAAAGTGCACACATGCAAAACTAAGTTGGTTGTGAAGGGTTACATTTAAActcaaggaattgattatgaggaaaccttttcATCAATAGCTAAGAttaattctattagaatattactttccataacttcttcatgttaTTATGAAATATAACAAATGAATGTGTAgtctgctttccttaatggaaaactGACAGAGGTAGTGGGGGAGCCATAACAAAAGTTTAGGGGTAGCACAATATTTTTACCGCAtaatatataatatgattttttttcaagttcgagTTAAAGGGGTTCGGTTTTGCGGGTCTAGGTTAAACGAGTTCTGGTTTTTTCAATTTAGAGTGACTACATATATTTGCAATTCCAGTAGTTGAATCTTACACTTGGTGAATCCTGTCTTATTTTAATGAAGTTGGTTATCACCAAATCTAAttgttttttcataaaaatgcatTTTTGAAAGGATTTCAACAATTCAACTAAAAACTTAATTTTAATGATTCAACTAAAAACTTGATTTCAAGTTTCAACAACAATTAATAACTAACTATTAGTCGTAAGTTCATAATTACAAAATGTCTAGGTTGTAGTTATAAAGAATATACATTTCATAGAGAAATCACAAaacatcaatttcatttcacaaaACATCAATTTCATTTCCATCTTATACTTCAAATTCTAATTTTAACAATAACTACAAACTTCTCCAACAAGGAATAACTAACTTCAAGATTCAACAAAAAAACttaatctttaaaaaaaatactGTAATAATTAAGTGCTAACCCCAATAGTCAAATCTAATTGTTAATTTATAGTTTCTTCAAGTTTTCAAGAAATTGAGAAATAACCGAAATAACCCAAAAATACTTGCTTAAATCTTACTTGTTTTGTTCTCGTAGGTGGAGAGAGAGGTTGTCGGAGCTGTGTAACTAACTATTAACCATAAGTTTCCAATTAAATAAACCTAATTGGCAAGAAGAAGATGACAACAAAGACAATAGACAAGGGAGCAGGGACGAGAGTGTCTTGTGTTTCATGTATTTCCCTTTCTGATTTTTAAGCAACAAAAAATGAGCTTCTAGTTCTACATTCTTTTTTCCATTAAAGTATTTGAGCAGTAGGGTTTAAAGTTTTGTATTacctaaaaatattttattattttaaaaactttgggcTATTTTGTGTTTGAGTTTATAAGCAAGGaacaaaccaatttttttttttaaagatagCCCAAAATGTAACGGACGAAAACACAGGCTACCCAAACTCCCGTATTCCTCCACAGGCCACCCAAACTCTCAATATATGACAACACCGTTTTATGCATTTAATAAAAATTACTCTAAAAAAATGGAAAGACCTAAACAGCACTTCACATTCCACGTGGAGGCCCATCAGTGGAGATGACAACAAATTGGCAGTAAAGCGCGAGACACTCCTTCGCGCTTCTCGAATACTTTGATATAAATAAAGTaaacaaaaattaattaaattagttAAAAAGGGCCACTCCACACTTTAGTTGTTAAACGACTAAAGTGCCCCTAGGCTCCACTGCTTCTTTCCACAAGCCACATTGCCACAAGGACTCGTCCCCTCTTTTGTTTATTATTTGAGGACTAGAATGAATAGTTTTCTTTTGTTTAGGGTTGTATTTATACTTTTTGATAATATAAGGTGAAACAAAAATAGGTATCATTtgtgttgtttttatttttgtaaatattGAAGAAGATTAACACGGAATCTTAAGCTTACACAAACATTGTGAATATTCGGTATTAACTATTAAGCTATGATCGATAAGTTCAAATATAACCCTAAATATCATTCGGGTTAAATGTGCATATCATAAGCATTTTAGATATAAAAGGTTGGTCCAACAAACTTCATAGGTGTACCATTTAGTAACTTGATTTATGTCGGATACATTAGTTGTTTCTTGCTATGTAGCTATTAGGCTTATTGGCCAGTGAGTGAGAATGTGAGATATTGATAATCTCTTACTCTACTTGATTGCAACATTATCTTTAGATTGAATTAAATTGGTTGgttgcattattattattattattattattattattattattattattattattattattattattatcgtttTCATTTGATTCTTGCATACATGTTTCAatatgaaaaaataataatataaggcCATAACATTTGAGGTTATTTTTTTGCCAGCAATatacataataaaataaaatacgatGACAATAACATTATAACAATAAAAAGAATATTTTAAAGTAAAAAGGTAACAACtaaaatgtcaaatacaaataaaatcTCTTGTTGAAATACATAACCTCCATATAAAAATGTAGAGACAACACATATATCTCCCAACTTCCTTTCGTAGTATGGGTagaaatataaaagaaaaatgcATCAACTTATAACACAAGGGTATTTGTACTATCTAACTATTATGTCCATAATATAAATAACATAATGATAGATATAATAACATACATTTTGATAGTTATATGCATATAATTtcaaatatataatttcaaataTCTAATAACTAATTGAATCAGGATCTATATAAAATTGATTAACACTATCTAAAGATTAAAAAAACCATTTGTAAAATGAAAACAATAACATGGAAATTATAAAACAAGTTTAACCGTGTCTATCTAATATTTGAAGTTTGTCCTAACGATTAAAGGCCATGGATTAACCCAGTAAGacataaaacaaataataaaaatatacttATGAATTACATTCTAAATTATTTTAACTTATTTTGATCCATTACTTAACTCATTTAACTTGTTAATTTTTTAGATTATGTACAAAGAAATGCTCCAAAAGCAAAAGATATCATTTATAAAATAGAGGACTAAACTTGGGTCGAGATGAAATTTAAGGGTGCAACTCATAACTTAATAGTAAAACAATAGCAAATAAACCAAATCTCAAGGGACTGAAAGAGAAATAAAAGGGTAGTATCGTCCTTCGCAAGAAGTTTCTGGTGGGGCTTCCTATTTTCACCCGAAGGGTGTATGAACAAGCATGCATCCCTCTAAATATCTCTCTCCCCTCTAGCTTCAATCCCCTTTCTATCTACACACAAACCCTTACAAAATTATAATTCAGAATCGAATCTAAAATCCCAAATACCAAAAATAGTATTTCGTGTTCATCGATTCTTCCATAGAAATCGGTGTTTTTGGCCTTTAATcgaaaattttagggttttcgcTGTGAATACAGCTGTAAAACAAATCTCTCCGAAAGATTTGCTATTTCTATTCTTAAATTTGTAATTATTTTCTGTTACAATGGCAAACGGAACAGACGGTGAAGAATACGTGTTTTTATCATCGATTCGCCCTGGTTTGAAACGAGAATTTGCGTTCGCAATGAAATCTCAGTCGGAAAATTATGGATTCTGTGGTCGGACGCGCGCTCGGAGGGCGCAGATGTCGCCGGAGCCTTCACCTATCAATAAGAAATCAAAAACTGCCGATCTAGGTAAAGGAAAAGAGGAGAAAATCGAGGTTTGTTCAGAGAAATTAGTGGCCGAAACGATTTCGAATACGGATGAGGAAGAATCGAAAAGTGACGTTGTTGATCCCGGTCGAGCGGTTATTGAACCAATGAACGAAGTAAAATCAGAGCCAATGGATGGCTCAGTAAAGTCGACGATAATTAGTTCTGATTTGAAACCGGGGAAGTCAGACGGCAACGAGGATGATAAAATCGCAGAGAAGGATGGGAATGTGATTAGTTCCATTGTTACTCCATCAAATGGCAACAATGACaaaaaattagaaataaaaatgTCAAAGAAGATTGTGCTGAAGAGATTTCCAACAAAGCTGAAGGAGCTTCTTGAAACCGGTTTGCTCGAAGGATTACCAGTTAGGTATGTTCGTGGCGCAAAGGTAAACATTCACATCTGATAAACTGAAAATCAAGCCTCTTCTATCCTAATTCTAGTCATTTTGTTGCCATTTCATCGCGGCTTATCAATCATACTGTTGTTCATCAGGTGAGAGGGAATTCAGAAAAAGGTCTTCCAGGTGTAATCAACGGAGCtggaattttgtgtttctgtgaAGCATGCGGTGGAAAGGAAGTGAGTTCGTTACATGCATTTCTATTTTCTTGTTTATAGCTTTAGAGAAATATTCTGAATGCTGATTACTAATATCTTAAACTGTAGGTTGTCACTCCTAATCAGTTTGAGTTGCATGCTGGAAGTGCAAATAAGCGGCCACCAGAGTACATTTACTTGGGTAATGGCAACACCCTAAGAGAGGTGCTCAACACTTGTAAAACTGCTCCATTGGAAGGATTGGAAGAAACCATTCTAAAGGCAATAGGTTGTTCATCTGAAGAGAAACCTACATTTTGTCTAAATTGCAAAGGTGAGTCATACATTTATGTTCTAGTAATCTAGAGTACACCACTTGCATGTAAAATAGGATCATCTCTTAACGCCTCATCTCTTGATGACATATAGGGTCCATACCTGAATCAGGCAGTGGTAAAACAATGCTTTTGTGTGATTCCTGCATGGATTTGAAAGAGTCTCAACCTCCTCCCCTGATCCAGACCCAATGTAGCCCTAAGCTACCTAATAATAGTAGAGACAGGTATTCTCAACCTCCTCCTCTAATGAATGCACACAAATCTTTACTGGATTGTTTATTTTCTGTATCTCAAATGTAGCACTTAGCCAAGTACCCTGTTTCTTCTTTGTAGTTCAATTCTATAATTTGTATACTCGAAATATTCAGGTCAGCATCTCCAGTATCTGCCCCACATTCTACTGCCCGAGTAGCCATCACTAGTACTGGAAGAAGCAAGGGCCAGGGAAGGCTAACAAGAAAGTTAGTAGTTTTTATCTTTTTTACTTTCTCTTGTTTTCTTTTTCTAGATCTTTATAAATTAATGTGGTTTTACTTGTTATATGTAGAGATTTGCGTATGCACAAACTGGTTTTTGAGGAAGACGTGTTACCCGATGGAACAGCCTTATCTTATTTTGCTCGTGGGGAggtaatttatattttaataaatgggatttatatattttcttatttatgtttattatttCAACTTTCTTGATAATCCATCTTTTTGTGGTTGGCAGAAACTGTTGGAGGGTTATAAAAAAGGGGCTGGAATCTTTTGCTATTGCTGTAACACTGAGGTACTTGGTGGTGCAAATTCAATTGTAAATCTTAGGTAGTGTTTGGTAATTGGTATGATGATGGAATTGGAGAAGGAATGGAATGGTTGATTCCATCGTATTCCATAGCCACTAGTTGTTCTTCTTCATTCCATCATGGAATGGAACAACTCATTTCATTCCTACATGCCAATGAAACATGACCcttttaccattttacccttttatcTAACCAAACTTACTCTTTGGAATCACTTTACTAACTTCCTTTACTTGACAATCAGGTCAGCCCCTCACAGTTTGAAGCTCACGCTGGTTGGGCTTCACGTCGCAAACCGTGagtttcccattttacccttttactATATTCCACTATTCTATCAATCATCCAATCTAATCTCGCCACATGTACTTCCTTTTCAACAGTTACTTACACATATACACATCAAACGGAATCTCTCTCCATGAACTCTCAATCAAACTCTCAAAACACAGAAAATTCTCAGCAGATGACAACGATGACCTCTGCTCCATCTGTGCAGATGGAGGCGAACTTTTATGCTGTGATAATTGCCCAAGAGCCTTTCACACTGGTCtgattttctttatttcttaaaaATCTTTTCTTACATTTTGTTGAATTTGCGAATTATGAATTTTTTTTCCAACTTGCAGAGTGCATCTCGGAGGCTGTTCCAAATGGTACATGGTACTGCAAATACTGCCAAAACATGTTCCAAAAGGAAAAATTTGTTGAAAGAAATGAAAATGCAGTTGCTGCTGGAAGAATCTCAGCCATTGATTCAATTGAAGAAATAAAACGTTGCATTCGTGTTGTTGAAAATTTTGAGCCTGGGGAACCTGGTGTTCCTGCTAAAAAAGGAGCTCCTGCTTGTGTTTTATGCAGGGCACATGATTTTAGCAAGACTGGATTCGGTCCTAGAACTGTCATCATATGTGATCAGGTATTGTTTATTATCTATAGTAAATTACTATTTTGGTCCCTGTGTTTTACCAAAATTGCAAGTTCACTCCAAATTTAGTATCACCTTTAAGTTTGCATTTTGTTGCAAATATGGTCCCTGACCCATATGAAACAACTTCAAATTCATGATTTTGGTTCTTATTTGAGGTTCTTGTAAAGTTTTTGGTCTCTGTTCCCAGGGTGTAGCtgaattttgcatttttggtcccaaaaacaattttttttgcaattttggtcccaaaaacaATTCTCTTGTGATTGTGGTCCTTACTTGAGGTTCTTGTAACCTTTTTGGTCCCTGTTCCAAGTAAAATGAATATTTTAGTTGGCTGGTTATAGCTTACTTTTGCAATTTTGCTCATAATAAGTATTTTCTTGCACTTTTGGTCCTTACTTTTAACCTTATTGGTCCCTGTTCTAAGTAAAATGAATATTTTGGTCATTGAGCATTAGcttatttttttcaaatttggTATTTCTCTTGCTAATTTGGTCATTATTTGAGGTTCTTGTATTGTTTTTGGTCTATGTTCTAAGAAAATGATTATTTTTAGTCCCTGAGGGTAGCTGATTTTGCAATTTTGCTCTTTATTTGAGGTTCTTTGTAATGTTAATGTTTTTTGGTCCTAATTCgaagtaaaatgactatttggTCCTGGAGTATAGCTAGTTTTTCCAATTTTGGTCGCAAAGGTAGTAAGTTTACTTTgaacaaggaccaaaaatgttacAAGAACCTCAAGTAAGGGACCAAAATTACACTAGAAAACATTTTGGGGACGGAATTGAAATAATCAGCTATACCTAGGGACCacaaatgtaatttactctttatctTGTATAATTTGCTCATATGGTGTTTTTCTATAACAAGTTGATTTTTTTTGTGTAGTGTGAGAAAGAGTACCATGTTGGGTGCTTGAAGGATCATAAGATGGACAACCTTAAAGCATTGCCAAAAGGAGAATGGTTTTGTTGTTCCAATTGCAATGAGATTCATGCATCTTTGGAGAGCCTAGTGGCTGGTGGTCAAAAGATGCTTCCGGAAGCTTCCATGGGTGCTATAAAAAAGAAGCAAGCAGAACAAGGCCTAGAACCCAGTGCTGACCTGGACATCAGATGGAGGCTTTTATGTGGCAAAATGGGTTCTGATGACACAAGAGTTTTGCTATCCAAAGCAGTTGCCATTTTCCATGTCAGTAATTAATACTTCCTTTTCCTTTAATTATAAATTAGTAttaacagt of the Lactuca sativa cultivar Salinas chromosome 6, Lsat_Salinas_v11, whole genome shotgun sequence genome contains:
- the LOC111897692 gene encoding uncharacterized protein LOC111897692 codes for the protein MANGTDGEEYVFLSSIRPGLKREFAFAMKSQSENYGFCGRTRARRAQMSPEPSPINKKSKTADLGKGKEEKIEVCSEKLVAETISNTDEEESKSDVVDPGRAVIEPMNEVKSEPMDGSVKSTIISSDLKPGKSDGNEDDKIAEKDGNVISSIVTPSNGNNDKKLEIKMSKKIVLKRFPTKLKELLETGLLEGLPVRYVRGAKVRGNSEKGLPGVINGAGILCFCEACGGKEVVTPNQFELHAGSANKRPPEYIYLGNGNTLREVLNTCKTAPLEGLEETILKAIGCSSEEKPTFCLNCKGSIPESGSGKTMLLCDSCMDLKESQPPPLIQTQCSPKLPNNSRDRSASPVSAPHSTARVAITSTGRSKGQGRLTRKDLRMHKLVFEEDVLPDGTALSYFARGEKLLEGYKKGAGIFCYCCNTEVSPSQFEAHAGWASRRKPYLHIYTSNGISLHELSIKLSKHRKFSADDNDDLCSICADGGELLCCDNCPRAFHTECISEAVPNGTWYCKYCQNMFQKEKFVERNENAVAAGRISAIDSIEEIKRCIRVVENFEPGEPGVPAKKGAPACVLCRAHDFSKTGFGPRTVIICDQCEKEYHVGCLKDHKMDNLKALPKGEWFCCSNCNEIHASLESLVAGGQKMLPEASMGAIKKKQAEQGLEPSADLDIRWRLLCGKMGSDDTRVLLSKAVAIFHDRFDPIADSTTSRLDLIPHMVYGRSLKQQDYGGMYCAILTVNSTVVSAGIFRIFGEEVAELPLVATSSECQGLGYFQALFSCIEQLLASLNVKILALPAADEAESIWINKFGFQKMPDSELKQYRRKYQLMVFQGTSMLYKPVQKE